From the Amycolatopsis thermoflava N1165 genome, one window contains:
- a CDS encoding indolepyruvate ferredoxin oxidoreductase family protein, translating to MTTQTTTVSLDDKYTADRGRVLLSGIQALVRLTLEQRRLDSSRGLPTRVFVSGYQGSPLGGVDLEMGRAARFLDPAGVVFRPGVNEELAATAVAGTQLLDQLPGRRHEGVTGFWYGKNPGLDRAADAIRHGNISGTAPLGGAVAWIGDDPASKSSTVPSSCEPMMQSLSMPLLAPGSVAEIVEFGLHAVALSRASGLWTGLKIVADIADASATVDVGDLRAGIPEPARRERGPLPTLLGPAALDAEFDLLTRRLDLARAYARDARLNRVVFSAASARLGILASGTGFAVLQRALDDLGLDETAMDALGLRLIRLAMPFPLDDQELVRLTDGLDEVLVVEDKVPFLEGHLKQALYRRPGAPNVVGRRDETGRPLLTARGQLGAEDVAQAVAARITAVIGPDRLPPAAVAHLAAIAPRRPARIGVPLAAGKRTPYFCSGCPHNTSTRAADDTLVGAGIGCHVMIALDGAGRGRQIGLTQMGGEGAQWIGLAPFTGDGHFVQNLGDGTFHHSGSLAIRAAVAGGVTMTYKLLYNDAVAMTGGQQVIGRLSVPEMTRLLATEGVRRIVITTDDPGKYRGVALDPIASVRHRDDFAEAEAELAAVDGVTVLIHDDQCAAEERRLRKRGKLPTPAEKVVINERVCEGCGDCGDVSTCLSVQPVDTEFGRKTRIHQASCNSDFSCLKGDCPSFLLVEPGAQREPLPGQPPVALVEPEPKVTGTETLLRMPGIGGTGVVTVSQILQMAAHLDGRFAAGLEQTGLAQKGGPVTSDVRIGKQPVRGSLRASRSTVDVLIGFDLLGAAEESTLATARGGRTIAVLNTSVVPTAAMVTNRVAVPGSVDDLLARVAEATTPEANLHLDAQRLSESLFADHMPANMLLVGAAYQHGCIPVAAAAIEQAIRLNGAAVEKTLAAFRWGRAAVIDPEAVFAAAGAVPEPAEAGFEAALATRIADLTGYQNEAFARAYAEEVHRVVDIAEARAGDVAAERVGLAYARGLHKLLAYKDEYEVARLHLDPVETARREAEFGPDAKVSVMLHPPVLRALGMKRKIRLRGRTAEVAFRGLRAARKLRHTPFDVFGYAAVRRTERQLVGEYQALVRDALTHLTPATLDAVCEIVALPDLVRGYEDIKLANVAKFRARARDLLAGLSEGAVCHQ from the coding sequence GTGACCACCCAGACCACCACCGTGTCCCTCGACGACAAGTACACCGCCGACCGCGGGCGGGTCCTGCTGTCCGGGATCCAGGCCCTGGTGCGCCTGACGCTCGAACAGCGCCGCCTGGACAGCTCCCGCGGGCTGCCCACCCGCGTGTTCGTCTCCGGCTACCAGGGCTCGCCGCTGGGCGGGGTGGACCTGGAGATGGGCCGGGCCGCGCGGTTCCTCGACCCGGCGGGGGTGGTGTTCCGGCCGGGCGTCAACGAAGAGCTCGCCGCGACCGCCGTCGCCGGCACGCAGCTGCTCGACCAGCTGCCCGGGCGGCGGCACGAGGGCGTCACCGGGTTCTGGTACGGCAAGAACCCCGGCCTGGACCGGGCCGCTGACGCGATCCGGCACGGCAACATCTCGGGCACCGCGCCGCTCGGCGGGGCGGTCGCCTGGATCGGCGACGACCCGGCGAGCAAGTCCTCGACGGTGCCGAGTTCGTGCGAGCCGATGATGCAGAGCCTGTCGATGCCGCTGCTGGCACCCGGCTCGGTCGCCGAGATCGTCGAGTTCGGGCTGCACGCGGTCGCGTTGTCCCGCGCCAGCGGGCTGTGGACCGGGCTGAAGATCGTGGCCGACATCGCCGACGCCTCCGCGACCGTGGACGTGGGCGACCTGCGGGCCGGCATCCCCGAACCGGCCCGCCGCGAGCGCGGCCCGCTGCCCACGCTCCTCGGCCCGGCGGCGCTGGACGCCGAATTCGACCTGCTCACCCGACGCCTGGACCTCGCCCGCGCCTATGCCCGCGACGCCCGTCTCAACCGGGTGGTGTTCTCCGCCGCTTCCGCCCGCCTGGGCATTCTCGCCTCCGGCACCGGGTTCGCCGTCCTGCAGCGCGCCCTCGACGACCTCGGCCTCGACGAAACGGCGATGGACGCGCTCGGGCTCCGGCTGATCCGCCTCGCCATGCCCTTCCCCCTCGACGACCAGGAGCTGGTCCGGCTGACCGACGGGCTGGATGAGGTGCTCGTCGTGGAGGACAAGGTGCCCTTCCTGGAAGGCCACCTGAAGCAGGCGCTGTACCGGCGGCCGGGCGCGCCGAACGTCGTGGGCCGGCGGGACGAGACCGGGCGGCCGTTGCTGACCGCGCGGGGACAGCTCGGCGCGGAGGACGTCGCCCAGGCCGTGGCCGCCCGCATCACCGCGGTGATCGGTCCGGACCGGCTGCCGCCCGCCGCGGTCGCCCACCTGGCCGCGATCGCGCCCCGGCGGCCCGCGCGCATCGGCGTGCCACTGGCCGCCGGCAAGCGCACGCCGTACTTCTGCTCGGGCTGCCCGCACAACACCTCCACCCGCGCCGCCGACGACACGCTCGTGGGCGCGGGCATCGGGTGCCACGTCATGATCGCCCTCGACGGCGCGGGCCGCGGCAGGCAGATCGGCCTGACCCAGATGGGCGGGGAGGGCGCCCAGTGGATCGGGCTGGCGCCGTTCACCGGCGACGGGCACTTCGTGCAGAACCTGGGCGACGGCACCTTCCACCACTCGGGTTCGCTGGCGATCCGCGCCGCGGTCGCCGGTGGGGTCACCATGACCTACAAGCTGCTCTACAACGACGCCGTCGCGATGACCGGCGGCCAGCAGGTGATCGGGCGGCTGTCGGTTCCCGAGATGACCCGGCTGCTGGCCACCGAGGGCGTGCGGCGCATCGTGATCACCACCGACGATCCCGGCAAGTACCGGGGCGTGGCGCTGGACCCGATCGCGTCCGTCCGCCACCGGGACGACTTCGCCGAGGCCGAAGCCGAACTGGCCGCGGTCGACGGCGTCACCGTGCTGATCCACGACGACCAGTGCGCGGCCGAGGAGCGGCGGCTGCGCAAGCGCGGCAAACTGCCCACCCCCGCCGAAAAAGTCGTGATCAACGAGCGGGTGTGCGAGGGCTGCGGTGACTGCGGCGACGTGTCCACCTGCCTGTCGGTGCAACCCGTGGACACCGAGTTCGGCCGCAAGACCCGCATCCACCAGGCCTCCTGCAACTCCGACTTCTCCTGCCTGAAGGGCGACTGCCCGTCCTTCCTGCTCGTCGAACCGGGCGCCCAGCGCGAACCGCTCCCGGGACAACCGCCCGTCGCGCTCGTCGAGCCGGAGCCGAAGGTCACCGGCACCGAGACACTGCTGCGGATGCCCGGCATCGGCGGCACCGGCGTGGTGACCGTGTCGCAGATCCTGCAGATGGCCGCGCACCTGGACGGCAGGTTCGCCGCCGGTCTCGAACAGACCGGGTTGGCGCAGAAGGGCGGGCCGGTCACCTCGGACGTCCGGATCGGCAAGCAACCGGTACGCGGCTCGCTGCGCGCGTCGCGTTCCACGGTGGACGTACTGATCGGCTTCGACCTGCTCGGCGCGGCCGAGGAGTCCACGTTGGCCACGGCCCGCGGCGGCCGCACCATCGCGGTCCTGAACACGTCCGTGGTGCCGACCGCGGCGATGGTGACCAACCGCGTCGCCGTGCCGGGGAGCGTCGACGACCTGCTCGCGCGCGTCGCCGAGGCCACCACGCCGGAGGCGAACCTGCACCTGGACGCGCAGCGCCTGTCCGAATCGCTGTTCGCCGACCATATGCCCGCCAACATGCTGCTCGTCGGCGCCGCCTACCAGCACGGCTGCATCCCCGTCGCCGCGGCGGCGATCGAGCAGGCCATCCGCCTCAACGGCGCGGCGGTGGAGAAGACCCTGGCCGCGTTCCGTTGGGGACGCGCGGCGGTCATCGACCCGGAGGCGGTGTTCGCCGCGGCGGGCGCCGTCCCGGAGCCGGCGGAGGCCGGGTTCGAAGCGGCGCTCGCCACCCGGATCGCCGACCTCACCGGCTACCAGAACGAGGCGTTCGCCCGCGCCTACGCCGAGGAGGTGCACCGCGTCGTGGACATCGCGGAAGCCCGCGCCGGCGACGTCGCCGCGGAGCGAGTCGGGCTGGCCTACGCCCGTGGCCTGCACAAGCTCCTGGCGTACAAGGACGAGTACGAGGTCGCCCGCCTCCACCTCGACCCGGTGGAGACTGCGCGGCGGGAGGCCGAGTTCGGGCCGGATGCCAAGGTGTCGGTGATGCTGCATCCGCCGGTGCTGCGGGCGCTGGGGATGAAGCGGAAGATCCGCCTGCGCGGGCGCACCGCCGAGGTGGCCTTCCGTGGCCTCCGCGCGGCCAGGAAGCTGCGGCACACGCCGTTCGACGTGTTCGGCTACGCCGCGGTGCGCAGGACCGAACGGCAGCTCGTCGGGGAGTACCAGGCCCTGGTGCGGGACGCGCTGACCCACCTGACCCCGGCGACGCTGGACGCGGTCTGTGAGATCGTCGCGCTGCCCGACCTGGTGCGCGGCTACGAGGACATCAAGCTCGCCAACGTGGCGAAGTTCCGGGCCCGCGCGCGTGACCTCCTGGCCGGCCTGTCGGAGGGAGCGGTGTGCCACCAGTAG
- a CDS encoding GntR family transcriptional regulator, producing the protein MARREDRAGAPSRIPLVDETAAIIRERIYTHRYPTGSWLRQEHLSAELGVSRTPLREALRVLEQEGLVKVTAGQGAQVITGDLDTLLDAYQLRAVVDGLAARLAAENNRGGGLIRQLRRAIEVQRAAVDPWTPRDYTDSNVDFHEHVIHLSGNDFVIGQLPILRMTAQVFAPVALVRPESAIRAIAEHTAIADAIEAGDGQAAERLARAHIEATISELKQKKTSAAEDAS; encoded by the coding sequence TTGGCCAGACGAGAGGACCGGGCGGGAGCGCCGTCGCGCATCCCGCTCGTGGACGAAACGGCCGCGATCATCCGGGAGCGGATCTACACCCACCGCTACCCGACCGGGTCGTGGCTGCGGCAGGAACACCTGTCCGCCGAACTGGGTGTCAGCCGCACCCCGCTGCGCGAGGCGCTGCGGGTCCTGGAGCAGGAGGGCCTGGTCAAGGTCACCGCCGGGCAAGGCGCCCAGGTCATCACCGGCGATCTGGACACGCTGCTGGACGCCTACCAGCTGCGCGCGGTGGTGGACGGTCTCGCCGCCCGGCTGGCCGCCGAGAACAACCGGGGCGGTGGCCTGATCCGCCAGCTCCGCCGGGCCATCGAGGTACAGCGGGCGGCCGTGGACCCGTGGACGCCGCGCGACTACACCGACTCCAATGTGGACTTTCACGAGCACGTCATCCACCTGTCCGGCAACGACTTCGTGATCGGGCAGCTGCCGATCCTGCGGATGACCGCACAGGTGTTCGCGCCGGTCGCGCTGGTGCGGCCGGAGAGCGCGATCCGCGCGATCGCCGAGCACACCGCCATCGCCGACGCCATCGAGGCAGGCGACGGCCAGGCGGCCGAGCGGCTCGCGCGGGCCCACATCGAAGCCACGATCAGCGAACTCAAGCAGAAGAAGACATCGGCGGCCGAGGACGCGTCCTGA
- a CDS encoding SDR family NAD(P)-dependent oxidoreductase, with amino-acid sequence MSETMTDYTTLFRLDGKRALLIGAGGIGREAALALAAHGAEVICADKDPLTAKATAADTGGEALELDITDAAAVHRAARELGALDVVVLTAATNVRKRILDYAPEEFDRVVALNLKATFTVLQAFGRGMVERGTGSIVVFSSVRGFVVEPGQSVYAATKAGAIQLVKTAAAEFGEAGVRVNAIAPGVVETPLTDQIKNDPGWYRAYATKSALGRWSKPTELAGAVVFLASDAAGYVTGSTVMVDGGWTAVDGRFTPPA; translated from the coding sequence ATGAGCGAGACCATGACCGACTACACCACGCTGTTCCGGCTCGACGGCAAGCGCGCGCTGCTGATCGGCGCAGGCGGGATCGGCCGCGAGGCGGCGCTCGCGCTCGCCGCGCACGGCGCCGAGGTGATCTGCGCCGACAAGGACCCGCTCACCGCGAAGGCGACCGCGGCCGACACCGGCGGCGAAGCCCTCGAACTCGACATCACCGACGCGGCGGCCGTGCACCGCGCCGCCCGCGAACTCGGGGCCCTCGACGTCGTGGTCCTCACCGCGGCGACGAACGTGCGCAAGCGCATCCTCGACTACGCGCCCGAGGAGTTCGACCGCGTGGTCGCGCTCAACCTGAAAGCGACCTTCACCGTGCTGCAGGCGTTCGGCCGCGGGATGGTGGAGCGCGGCACCGGCAGCATCGTGGTCTTCTCCTCGGTGCGCGGGTTCGTCGTCGAACCCGGCCAGTCGGTTTACGCCGCCACCAAGGCCGGCGCGATCCAGCTGGTCAAGACCGCGGCCGCCGAGTTCGGCGAAGCCGGCGTCCGCGTCAACGCGATCGCCCCCGGCGTGGTGGAAACCCCGCTGACCGACCAGATCAAGAACGACCCCGGCTGGTACCGGGCCTACGCCACCAAAAGTGCGCTGGGCCGCTGGTCGAAGCCCACCGAACTGGCCGGAGCCGTCGTGTTCCTGGCCTCCGACGCGGCAGGCTACGTCACCGGATCGACCGTCATGGTCGACGGTGGATGGACGGCCGTCGACGGACGTTTCACCCCACCGGCCTGA
- a CDS encoding aldehyde dehydrogenase family protein: MSSHAGFALPEFPSGLPVGPGWVAGAGSAPVVFPYDGSVVAHAPVGSVGDARAALDAGAAVVKPAGRLTSAVRRAILLDVEAALRAHEAELVDLLIAETGKTRGDCEVEFARTVFTWSAAAEEVARIHGETVPLDLQPSGAGMIGFWTRRPIGLVVGIAGFNGPLLLASHKIAPSIAAGCPVICKPAPATPLTALWLADQVRQAAARHGAPPEIVQVITGDAEVGHTLVTDPRVAAVSFTGSAAVGHRIARAAAPRKVLLELGSNAALVVDTDADLDKAADAVLRGGYYFNGQACIAVQRVIVCEPVREEFVGKLTARMGELTVGDPRDPRTRVAPLINEAATRRTLDWIEQAEQAGAKILHGGRVIDRAIEPTLLLDVPETADAWCEEIFAPVVAIRSVPDLAAALDLVNRSRYGLHASVFTRSLATAFAAVEELEVGGVVINEVPGFRSDIMPYGGVKDSGIGREGPRFAIEELTVTRMAVIRPE; encoded by the coding sequence ATGAGTTCGCATGCGGGCTTCGCGCTGCCCGAGTTCCCGTCCGGACTGCCGGTCGGCCCCGGGTGGGTCGCCGGCGCCGGATCCGCGCCGGTGGTGTTCCCCTACGACGGATCGGTGGTCGCGCACGCGCCGGTCGGATCGGTCGGCGACGCCCGCGCCGCCCTCGACGCGGGTGCGGCCGTGGTGAAACCGGCCGGCAGGCTCACCTCGGCGGTCCGCCGCGCGATCCTCCTCGACGTGGAGGCCGCGCTCCGGGCGCACGAGGCGGAGCTCGTCGACCTGCTCATCGCCGAGACCGGCAAGACCCGCGGCGACTGCGAGGTGGAGTTCGCCCGCACGGTGTTCACCTGGTCGGCCGCGGCCGAAGAGGTCGCCCGCATCCACGGCGAAACCGTGCCGCTGGACCTGCAGCCCTCCGGCGCGGGGATGATCGGGTTCTGGACCCGCCGCCCGATCGGGCTCGTCGTCGGGATCGCCGGGTTCAACGGCCCGCTCCTGCTGGCCAGCCACAAGATCGCGCCGTCCATCGCCGCGGGCTGCCCGGTGATCTGCAAGCCCGCCCCCGCCACCCCGCTGACCGCGCTGTGGCTGGCGGACCAGGTCCGGCAGGCCGCCGCCCGGCACGGCGCGCCACCGGAGATCGTGCAGGTCATCACCGGCGACGCCGAAGTCGGGCACACGCTGGTGACCGACCCGCGCGTGGCGGCGGTGTCGTTCACCGGTTCCGCCGCCGTCGGGCACCGGATCGCACGCGCCGCCGCGCCGCGGAAGGTCCTGCTGGAACTGGGCTCCAACGCGGCACTGGTCGTCGACACCGACGCCGACCTGGACAAGGCCGCCGACGCTGTGCTGCGCGGCGGCTACTACTTCAACGGCCAGGCCTGCATCGCCGTGCAACGCGTGATCGTGTGCGAACCGGTGCGCGAGGAGTTCGTCGGCAAGCTCACCGCCCGCATGGGCGAGCTGACGGTCGGCGACCCGCGCGACCCGCGGACCCGGGTGGCGCCGTTGATCAACGAAGCCGCTACGCGGCGCACCCTCGACTGGATCGAGCAGGCCGAGCAGGCCGGGGCGAAGATCCTGCACGGCGGCCGGGTGATCGACCGCGCCATCGAGCCGACCCTCCTGCTCGACGTGCCGGAAACCGCCGACGCCTGGTGCGAGGAGATCTTCGCTCCCGTCGTGGCGATCCGGTCCGTGCCCGACCTCGCGGCGGCGCTGGACCTGGTCAACCGGTCCCGCTACGGCCTGCACGCCAGCGTGTTCACCCGCTCGCTCGCCACCGCGTTCGCCGCCGTCGAGGAACTCGAGGTCGGGGGAGTGGTGATCAACGAGGTGCCCGGGTTCCGGTCCGACATCATGCCCTACGGCGGTGTGAAGGACTCCGGCATCGGCCGGGAGGGACCACGCTTCGCGATCGAAGAACTGACCGTCACCCGCATGGCCGTGATCCGGCCGGAATGA
- a CDS encoding MFS transporter, protein MSGNTGVADHDELARTTLRKVTWRLGVLLFFVYVLNYLDRTNISIAKLKMQPDIALSETAFGLGAGLFFVGYVLFEVPSNMILYRVGARYWIARIMFTWGLVSMAMFLVRDEWSFYALRFLLGVAEAGLVPGVILYLSQWVPAVRRARLISVFYIAVPVSTVIGAPLSSWLMGFTPWGLTGWQFMFLVEGFPCLVMAFVVVRFLTDKPAQATWLSERQRAWLIAQLDREEEANSAGGHRAGSLRAAVRDRGVLGMSFAFFAMIIPLYAMAFFLPTIVRQMGSFSTAQIGWLTAIPYVFAALAMWLLARNSDRTGERTRHYVVPALAGVAGLVLGALSLTGSPLLALTGFTLAAVGCISTLPVFWAHAPYLLSGPATATGIAFITAVGNLAGFVSPYMVALIKGDGPGQGNSSAAVLVTAVFLTGAAVTMAGVGRRIRRRSRAAAGTPAQTRP, encoded by the coding sequence ATGTCCGGCAACACCGGCGTTGCCGACCACGACGAGCTCGCGCGGACCACCCTGCGCAAGGTCACGTGGCGGCTCGGCGTTCTGCTGTTCTTCGTCTACGTCCTCAACTACCTCGACCGCACCAACATCTCCATCGCGAAGCTGAAGATGCAGCCGGACATCGCCTTGAGCGAGACAGCTTTCGGCCTCGGTGCGGGGTTGTTCTTCGTCGGCTACGTGCTGTTCGAAGTGCCCAGCAACATGATCCTCTACCGCGTCGGCGCCCGGTACTGGATCGCGCGCATCATGTTCACCTGGGGCCTGGTGTCGATGGCGATGTTCCTGGTCCGCGACGAGTGGAGCTTCTACGCGCTGCGGTTCCTCCTCGGCGTAGCCGAAGCCGGCCTGGTGCCGGGCGTGATCCTCTACCTCAGCCAGTGGGTTCCCGCGGTGCGGCGGGCGCGGCTGATCAGCGTCTTCTACATCGCCGTGCCGGTGTCGACGGTCATCGGCGCCCCGCTGTCCAGCTGGCTCATGGGGTTCACGCCGTGGGGCCTGACCGGCTGGCAGTTCATGTTCCTGGTCGAAGGTTTCCCGTGCCTGGTCATGGCGTTCGTGGTGGTGCGCTTCCTGACGGACAAGCCCGCGCAGGCGACGTGGCTCAGCGAGCGGCAGCGCGCGTGGCTGATCGCCCAGCTGGACCGGGAGGAGGAGGCCAACTCCGCGGGCGGGCACCGCGCCGGCTCGCTGCGCGCCGCGGTGCGCGACCGGGGCGTGCTCGGCATGTCGTTCGCGTTCTTCGCGATGATCATCCCGCTGTACGCGATGGCGTTCTTCCTCCCGACCATCGTCCGGCAGATGGGATCGTTCAGCACCGCGCAGATCGGCTGGCTCACGGCGATCCCGTACGTGTTCGCCGCGCTCGCGATGTGGCTGCTGGCGCGCAATTCCGACCGCACCGGCGAACGCACCCGCCACTACGTGGTGCCCGCGCTGGCCGGTGTCGCCGGGCTCGTGCTCGGCGCGCTGAGCCTCACCGGGTCCCCGCTGCTGGCGCTGACCGGGTTCACGCTCGCCGCGGTCGGCTGCATCTCCACCCTGCCGGTGTTCTGGGCGCACGCGCCGTACCTGCTCAGCGGCCCGGCGACGGCCACCGGCATCGCGTTCATCACCGCGGTCGGCAACCTCGCGGGGTTCGTCTCGCCGTACATGGTGGCCCTGATCAAGGGTGACGGACCAGGGCAGGGCAACAGCAGCGCGGCGGTGCTGGTGACGGCGGTGTTCCTGACCGGCGCCGCTGTGACGATGGCCGGTGTCGGGCGCCGGATCCGCAGGCGTTCCCGTGCGGCCGCGGGCACCCCCGCCCAAACCCGACCCTGA
- a CDS encoding hydantoinase/oxoprolinase family protein, with translation MPSYYVASDIGGTFTDTVVIDSDGAVGRYKSSTVPDNPAQGVLDTLVLAADERGVPLERLLADVEVFAHGTTVATNAMLEGRSRRVGLIQTRGFGDTLTIMRGFKATGLEEDDIKRFRTLVKQPAAVPRRLIAEVTERIDYAGRVVCPLDEDDVRRAVRDLTDAGAEVFAVSLLWSFANDVHEKRVAEIIAEEAPGASVTLSSEFLPRIGEYERTLTTAVNASLRPVLKTSLDSFEHTLAKAGLKTGPLLMQSNGGLATFAEVEKRAAATVMSGPVGGVVASQFAGARNGYRNIVTTDMGGTSFDVGLVLDGRPVMSNTTLIGRDELALPSVAVRAIGAGAGSIASVRNGVLQVGPESAGARPGPACYGRGGTRPTVADADLVLGYLNPDNFLGGRLTLDVDKARAAIDEHVAKPAGLTIEQAAEGIKTIVDARMADLVRQVTVEQGYDPADFAVFAYGGAGPLHAFSYGAELGCPQIVVPLTASVHSAFGIGCSDLTMVEELSKPLQTPPGTTDHATALAPDELNGTFDELAARARRDLIAAGAAEDSITFAKFVEIRFRAQIHVLTVPVEADRITPADVNAMVERFVEIYEGRFGKGAAFLEGGVEITTFRVVATSPVPRAEFDTGALGKAASTEPGTRRVFSGGQWRDAAVYRAEHLHDGLRIEGLAIVELRDTTVVIGPGQDAEVDRFGDIIIQNR, from the coding sequence ATGCCCAGCTACTACGTGGCCTCCGACATCGGAGGCACCTTCACCGACACCGTCGTGATCGACTCGGACGGCGCCGTGGGCCGATACAAGTCCTCGACGGTGCCCGACAACCCGGCGCAGGGGGTGCTCGACACTCTCGTGCTCGCGGCCGACGAGCGCGGGGTCCCGCTGGAACGGCTGCTGGCCGACGTCGAGGTGTTCGCACACGGCACCACGGTCGCCACCAACGCCATGCTGGAGGGCCGCAGCCGCAGGGTCGGGCTCATCCAGACCCGCGGGTTCGGCGACACGCTGACCATCATGCGCGGCTTCAAGGCCACCGGCCTGGAGGAAGACGACATCAAGCGCTTCCGCACGCTGGTCAAGCAGCCGGCCGCGGTGCCGCGCCGCCTCATCGCCGAGGTCACCGAGCGCATCGACTACGCGGGCCGCGTCGTGTGCCCGCTGGACGAGGACGACGTCCGCCGCGCGGTGCGGGACCTGACGGACGCGGGCGCGGAGGTGTTCGCGGTGTCCCTGCTGTGGTCGTTCGCCAACGACGTGCACGAGAAGCGCGTCGCGGAGATCATCGCCGAGGAGGCGCCGGGCGCGTCGGTCACGCTGTCCTCCGAGTTCCTGCCCCGCATCGGCGAGTACGAGCGCACGCTGACCACCGCTGTCAACGCGAGCCTGCGCCCGGTGCTGAAGACCTCGCTGGACTCGTTCGAGCACACCCTGGCCAAGGCGGGCCTGAAGACGGGGCCGCTGCTCATGCAGTCCAACGGCGGGCTGGCGACCTTCGCCGAGGTCGAGAAGCGGGCCGCGGCCACGGTCATGTCCGGCCCGGTCGGCGGGGTCGTCGCGTCGCAGTTCGCGGGCGCGCGCAACGGGTACCGCAACATCGTCACCACCGACATGGGCGGCACGAGCTTCGACGTCGGGCTGGTCCTCGACGGGCGGCCGGTCATGTCGAACACGACGCTCATCGGCCGCGACGAACTCGCCCTCCCGTCGGTTGCTGTCCGCGCGATCGGCGCGGGGGCGGGCTCGATCGCCTCGGTCCGCAACGGCGTCCTGCAGGTCGGCCCGGAGTCGGCAGGTGCCCGCCCTGGCCCGGCGTGTTACGGCCGGGGCGGCACCCGCCCCACGGTGGCCGACGCCGACCTCGTGCTGGGCTACCTGAACCCGGACAACTTCCTCGGCGGGCGGCTCACCCTGGACGTGGACAAGGCCCGCGCCGCGATCGACGAGCACGTGGCCAAGCCGGCGGGACTGACCATCGAGCAGGCCGCGGAGGGCATCAAGACCATTGTGGACGCCCGGATGGCCGACCTGGTCCGCCAGGTCACCGTCGAGCAGGGTTACGACCCGGCCGACTTCGCCGTCTTCGCCTACGGCGGCGCCGGTCCCCTGCACGCCTTCTCCTACGGCGCCGAGCTCGGCTGCCCGCAGATCGTCGTGCCCCTCACCGCGTCCGTGCACTCCGCCTTCGGCATCGGCTGCTCCGACCTGACCATGGTCGAGGAGCTGTCCAAGCCGCTGCAGACCCCGCCGGGCACCACCGACCACGCCACCGCGCTGGCGCCGGACGAGCTCAACGGCACGTTCGACGAGCTGGCCGCCCGCGCCCGGCGCGACCTGATCGCCGCGGGCGCGGCCGAGGACTCGATCACGTTCGCGAAGTTCGTGGAGATCCGGTTCCGCGCGCAGATCCACGTGCTCACCGTGCCGGTCGAGGCCGACCGGATCACCCCGGCCGACGTCAACGCGATGGTGGAGCGGTTCGTCGAGATCTACGAGGGCCGCTTCGGCAAGGGCGCCGCGTTCCTGGAAGGCGGGGTGGAGATCACCACGTTCCGGGTGGTCGCCACCAGTCCCGTCCCGCGCGCCGAGTTCGACACCGGTGCCCTCGGCAAGGCGGCGAGCACCGAACCGGGGACGCGCCGCGTGTTCTCCGGCGGCCAGTGGCGCGACGCCGCGGTCTACCGCGCCGAGCACCTGCACGACGGGCTGC